A DNA window from Allokutzneria albata contains the following coding sequences:
- a CDS encoding NAD(P)/FAD-dependent oxidoreductase, translating to MTRSRGRACDSREATVTAAGQPRTVVVVGGGIVGLSVAWFLQEHGVEVTVVERAEVGAGASWGNAGWISPGLAIPLPEPSVLRYGFRSLMDPDAPLYVPTKPDPKLWAFLTRFASHCTMPQWRKAMKHYLPVNAGALDAFDVLTGNGVAAKTVDAPIMAAFERAEQAADLRHELELINQAGQEIKFTELSGAEVRKAVPQVSGNVELALRLDGQRYIDPGAFTQALADAVRERGGEIRTGFTARTLRHGPKGVTVEAFAGDPVHADTVVLATGSWLDELARPLGVKMPVRAGRGYSFSVPVTEDVPCPVYFPAVRVACTPYQGRLRVAGTMEFRHADAPLDPRRVTSIVNSARKLLTGVDWTERAETWVGPRPVTPDGLPLIGETKVPGVYVAGGHGMWGVTLGPLTGQLLAEQMVTGKAPAALHPFDPHRGGLRSLVRRSA from the coding sequence ATGACCCGCTCGCGGGGTCGAGCATGTGACAGCAGGGAGGCCACCGTGACCGCAGCAGGACAGCCGCGCACCGTCGTCGTCGTCGGCGGGGGCATCGTCGGCCTCTCCGTCGCCTGGTTCCTCCAGGAGCACGGTGTCGAGGTGACCGTGGTCGAGCGCGCCGAGGTGGGCGCGGGCGCGTCCTGGGGCAACGCCGGCTGGATCTCCCCCGGCCTGGCGATCCCGCTGCCCGAGCCGAGCGTGCTCCGCTACGGCTTCCGCTCGCTGATGGACCCGGACGCGCCGCTGTACGTGCCGACCAAGCCGGACCCGAAGCTGTGGGCGTTCCTCACCCGCTTCGCCTCGCACTGCACGATGCCCCAGTGGCGCAAGGCGATGAAGCACTACCTGCCGGTCAACGCCGGCGCCCTCGACGCCTTCGACGTGCTCACCGGCAACGGTGTCGCGGCCAAGACCGTCGACGCGCCGATCATGGCCGCCTTCGAGCGCGCCGAGCAGGCCGCCGACCTCCGGCACGAGCTGGAGCTGATCAACCAGGCGGGCCAGGAGATCAAGTTCACCGAGCTGTCCGGCGCCGAGGTGCGCAAGGCGGTCCCGCAGGTCTCCGGCAACGTCGAGCTGGCGCTGCGGCTGGACGGCCAACGCTACATCGACCCGGGCGCCTTCACCCAGGCGCTGGCCGACGCGGTGCGCGAGCGCGGTGGCGAGATCCGCACCGGCTTCACCGCGCGCACCCTGCGGCACGGCCCGAAGGGCGTCACCGTCGAGGCGTTCGCCGGTGACCCCGTGCACGCCGACACCGTGGTGCTGGCCACCGGCTCCTGGCTGGACGAGCTGGCCAGGCCGCTCGGCGTGAAGATGCCGGTGCGCGCGGGCCGCGGCTACTCCTTCAGCGTGCCGGTGACCGAGGACGTGCCGTGCCCGGTGTACTTCCCGGCCGTGCGCGTGGCCTGCACGCCGTACCAGGGACGGCTGCGGGTGGCCGGGACCATGGAGTTCCGCCACGCCGACGCCCCGCTGGACCCGCGGCGGGTGACCTCGATCGTCAACTCCGCGCGCAAGCTGCTCACCGGCGTCGACTGGACCGAGCGCGCGGAGACCTGGGTCGGCCCGCGCCCGGTCACCCCGGACGGCCTGCCGCTGATCGGCGAGACCAAGGTGCCCGGCGTGTACGTCGCGGGCGGGCACGGCATGTGGGGCGTGACCCTGGGCCCGCTGACCGGTCAGCTGCTCGCCGAGCAGATGGTGACCGGCAAGGCCCCCGCCGCGCTGCACCCCTTCGACCCGCACCGGGGCGGCTTGCGCTCCCTCGTGCGTCGTTCGGCCTGA
- the dtd gene encoding D-aminoacyl-tRNA deacylase, with product MRAVVTRVTRARVTVGDEVVGEIDEPGLLVLLGVTHTDGVQQAVTMARKLFELRILRDEQSCATTGAPLLVVSQFTLYGDTRKGRRPSWTAAARPEHAEPLVQAVTEDLLSRGARVATGRFRAAMAVESVNDGPFTVMVEV from the coding sequence ATGAGAGCTGTGGTGACCCGGGTCACTCGGGCACGCGTGACGGTGGGCGACGAGGTCGTCGGCGAGATCGACGAGCCGGGACTGCTGGTGCTACTGGGAGTCACGCACACCGACGGTGTGCAACAAGCGGTGACCATGGCGCGCAAGCTCTTCGAGCTCAGGATTCTGCGGGACGAGCAGTCGTGCGCGACGACCGGGGCGCCACTTCTGGTGGTGAGTCAGTTCACGCTCTATGGCGACACGCGCAAAGGTCGCCGTCCTTCGTGGACCGCGGCGGCGCGTCCGGAACACGCGGAACCCTTGGTACAGGCCGTAACTGAGGATCTTCTCAGCCGGGGAGCGCGCGTGGCGACCGGCCGTTTCCGCGCCGCGATGGCCGTGGAGAGCGTGAACGACGGGCCGTTCACCGTCATGGTCGAGGTCTGA
- a CDS encoding LacI family DNA-binding transcriptional regulator, whose translation MVREGRVSARDVAEHAGCSVSAVSLVVNGKDAGRISPELRERVLAAVTELDYRPNRSARSLVTGDSGTICVVLPDPANPFFGDVLAGLGAALGDEHTLALVLPTSGTDYDQRTVLRAYSLDPAGVVLISPGEPVLRGLVPRCPTLVVDAPGRTPPLPRVDLDTVAAGELISDHLTALGHRGFGYIGPKSDKPTFRTRREAFLDRVTGAEVLHTLDLPDWDPLAAAVTMASVLPGWLDSGVTAVVCADDLLGYGVLTALDRLGRSGVAVVGMGDLPFSQLCRPALTSVDFAGRRAGELAGQSLLSWISTGERPRRARVPAKLMVRASTEKG comes from the coding sequence ATGGTTCGCGAAGGCAGGGTCAGCGCACGGGACGTCGCCGAGCACGCCGGGTGCTCGGTCTCCGCGGTGTCCTTGGTGGTCAACGGCAAGGACGCCGGCCGGATCTCCCCGGAGCTGCGCGAGCGCGTCCTCGCGGCGGTCACCGAGCTGGACTACCGGCCGAACCGCTCCGCGCGGAGCCTGGTCACCGGCGACTCCGGCACGATCTGCGTCGTTCTGCCCGATCCGGCGAACCCGTTCTTCGGCGACGTCCTCGCCGGGCTCGGCGCGGCACTGGGCGACGAGCACACCCTCGCCCTGGTGCTGCCGACCTCGGGAACCGACTACGACCAGCGGACGGTGCTGCGCGCGTACTCGCTCGACCCGGCGGGCGTCGTGCTGATCAGCCCGGGCGAGCCGGTCCTGCGCGGCTTGGTGCCGAGGTGCCCGACGCTCGTCGTCGACGCCCCGGGGCGCACACCGCCGCTGCCGCGCGTGGACCTCGACACGGTCGCCGCGGGTGAGCTGATCAGCGACCACCTCACCGCGCTCGGGCACCGCGGCTTCGGCTACATCGGGCCGAAGAGCGACAAGCCGACGTTCCGCACGCGTCGCGAGGCGTTCCTGGACCGGGTGACGGGCGCGGAGGTGCTGCACACCCTCGACCTGCCCGACTGGGACCCGCTGGCCGCCGCGGTCACCATGGCGTCGGTGCTGCCGGGCTGGCTGGACTCCGGAGTGACCGCCGTCGTGTGCGCCGACGACCTCCTCGGCTACGGCGTCCTCACGGCGCTTGACCGGCTCGGCCGCTCCGGTGTCGCGGTCGTGGGCATGGGCGACCTGCCGTTCTCGCAGCTCTGTCGTCCGGCGCTGACGTCGGTGGACTTCGCCGGGCGCCGCGCGGGGGAGCTGGCGGGCCAGTCGTTGCTGTCGTGGATCAGCACCGGGGAGCGGCCGCGCCGGGCACGCGTCCCTGCGAAGCTGATGGTCCGTGCCTCGACCGAGAAGGGATGA
- a CDS encoding fumarate hydratase, giving the protein MSATVTATTTTEFQYTDLLPLGPDTTEYRLLTSEGVRVVEAAGRRFLEIAPEALTLLAREAIKDIQHLLRSSHLAQLRAIVDDPEASGNDRFVAMDLLRNACIAAGGVLPMCQDTGTAIVMGKRTESVLTGGADEKALSRGIFDAYQELNLRYSQLAPLTFWDERNTGTNLPAQIELFSKPGTEPYYEFLFMAKGGGSANKTFLYQETKALLNPSRLAKFLDEKLRGLGTAACPPYHLAIVVGGTSAEHNLKVAKLASARYLDTLPTEGSATGHAFRDVDLEQQVLEMTRQFGIGAQFGGKYFCHDVRVIRLPRHGASCPVGIAVSCSADRQAKAKITPDGVFLEQLERDPARFLPEVADDQLSDEVVKIDLTRPMSEIRTTLSALPVKTRLSLTGPLVVARDIAHAKIKERLDAGEEMPQYLRDHPVYYAGPAKTPEGYASGSFGPTTAGRMDSYVEQFQAAGGSLVMLAKGNRSKQVTEACKQHGGFYLGSIGGPAARLAQDCIRKVEVLEYPELGMEAVWKIEVEDFPAFIVVDDKGEDFFAGTSQPTLQISFRK; this is encoded by the coding sequence GTGAGCGCCACTGTGACCGCCACCACCACGACCGAGTTCCAGTACACCGACCTGCTGCCACTGGGGCCGGACACCACGGAGTACCGCCTGCTGACCAGCGAGGGCGTCCGTGTCGTCGAGGCCGCGGGCAGGCGGTTCCTGGAGATCGCCCCCGAGGCGCTGACCCTGCTCGCCCGCGAGGCGATCAAGGACATCCAGCACCTGCTGCGCTCGTCGCACCTCGCCCAGCTGCGCGCGATCGTGGACGACCCCGAGGCCAGCGGCAACGACCGCTTCGTCGCGATGGACCTGCTGCGCAACGCCTGCATCGCCGCGGGCGGGGTGCTGCCCATGTGCCAGGACACCGGCACCGCGATCGTGATGGGCAAGCGCACCGAGAGCGTGCTCACCGGCGGCGCGGACGAGAAGGCCCTGTCCAGGGGGATCTTCGACGCCTACCAGGAGCTGAACCTGCGGTACTCGCAGCTGGCCCCGCTGACCTTCTGGGACGAGCGCAACACCGGCACGAACCTGCCCGCGCAGATCGAGCTGTTCAGCAAGCCCGGCACGGAGCCGTACTACGAGTTCCTGTTCATGGCCAAGGGCGGCGGCAGCGCCAACAAGACCTTCCTCTACCAGGAGACGAAGGCGCTGCTGAACCCCTCGCGGCTGGCGAAGTTCCTCGACGAGAAGCTGCGCGGCCTCGGCACCGCCGCGTGCCCGCCGTACCACCTGGCGATCGTCGTCGGCGGCACGTCGGCCGAGCACAACCTGAAGGTCGCCAAGCTGGCGTCCGCGCGCTACCTGGACACGCTGCCCACCGAGGGCTCGGCCACCGGGCACGCCTTCCGCGATGTCGACCTCGAACAGCAGGTCCTGGAGATGACCAGGCAGTTCGGCATCGGCGCGCAGTTCGGCGGCAAGTACTTCTGCCACGACGTGCGGGTGATCCGGCTGCCCCGGCACGGCGCGTCCTGCCCGGTGGGCATCGCGGTGTCCTGCTCGGCGGACCGCCAGGCGAAGGCCAAGATCACCCCGGACGGGGTGTTCCTGGAGCAGCTGGAGCGCGACCCCGCGCGGTTCCTGCCCGAGGTGGCCGACGACCAGCTCTCCGACGAGGTCGTGAAGATCGACCTGACCCGGCCGATGAGCGAGATCCGCACAACCCTGTCCGCGCTTCCGGTGAAAACCCGGTTGTCGCTCACCGGTCCGCTGGTGGTGGCCCGCGACATCGCGCACGCGAAAATCAAGGAACGCCTCGACGCCGGCGAGGAAATGCCGCAGTACCTGCGTGATCACCCCGTTTACTACGCCGGTCCGGCCAAGACCCCGGAGGGTTACGCCTCCGGTTCGTTCGGCCCCACCACGGCCGGGCGGATGGACTCCTACGTGGAGCAGTTCCAGGCCGCGGGCGGCTCACTGGTGATGCTGGCCAAGGGCAACCGCTCCAAGCAGGTCACCGAAGCGTGCAAGCAGCACGGTGGCTTCTACCTGGGCTCCATCGGCGGTCCGGCCGCGCGGCTGGCCCAGGACTGCATCCGCAAGGTCGAGGTCCTGGAGTACCCGGAGCTCGGCATGGAAGCCGTCTGGAAGATCGAGGTGGAGGACTTCCCCGCGTTCATCGTGGTCGACGACAAGGGTGAGGACTTCTTCGCGGGCACCTCGCAGCCGACGCTGCAGATCTCCTTTCGAAAATAG
- a CDS encoding C45 family autoproteolytic acyltransferase/hydolase has product MAVLIDHHELGGMPWVVVRGERHAAFRALGAEFAERVRALVLGMPELAGMRRYEATGAGAQELSELIRLTERGAPQQYAELAELAKGADIPLRTLLLANLRGDVPNDVSTAGCSDVLWRGRRSVLAHNEDGAVGQDEQLVLLTLRLEDEPAVTALWYPGFLPGNAFVVTGLGMVFGLDHIPLVRPKPGIGRHFVARALHGVRGVEDVVRFLGRNPSAGGFAYNVGDLETGRLLQVESASGDIAMHEPDATKPWAWHTNHLRYLTEQPDRASASSVARAQALTRLSPPKTDPRAEWFLDVLTRPTPRGVYRDPVPGDQSATLCSFVADLSAREVTVALRGGTPATVSVDRLLSGP; this is encoded by the coding sequence ATGGCGGTGCTGATCGACCACCACGAACTGGGCGGCATGCCGTGGGTGGTGGTGCGGGGCGAGCGGCACGCGGCCTTCCGGGCACTGGGCGCCGAGTTCGCCGAGCGGGTCCGGGCGCTCGTGCTCGGCATGCCCGAGCTGGCCGGGATGCGGCGCTACGAGGCGACCGGGGCAGGGGCCCAGGAGCTGAGCGAGCTGATCCGGCTGACCGAGCGCGGAGCGCCGCAGCAGTACGCCGAGCTGGCGGAGCTGGCCAAGGGCGCGGACATCCCGCTGCGCACCCTCCTGCTGGCCAACCTGCGCGGTGACGTGCCCAACGACGTCAGCACCGCCGGGTGCTCGGACGTGCTGTGGCGAGGACGCCGTTCGGTGCTCGCCCACAACGAGGACGGCGCGGTGGGCCAGGACGAGCAGCTGGTGCTGCTCACCCTGCGCCTGGAGGACGAGCCCGCCGTCACCGCGCTGTGGTACCCGGGTTTCCTGCCGGGCAACGCGTTCGTGGTGACCGGGCTCGGCATGGTGTTCGGGCTCGACCACATCCCGCTGGTGCGGCCGAAGCCCGGGATCGGCAGGCACTTCGTCGCCCGCGCCCTGCACGGCGTGCGCGGCGTCGAGGACGTGGTGCGCTTCCTGGGCAGGAACCCGAGCGCGGGCGGCTTCGCCTACAACGTGGGCGATCTGGAGACGGGGCGGCTGCTCCAGGTGGAGAGCGCCAGCGGCGACATCGCCATGCACGAGCCGGACGCCACCAAGCCGTGGGCCTGGCACACCAACCACCTGCGCTACCTGACCGAGCAGCCGGACCGGGCCAGCGCGTCGAGCGTGGCCAGGGCCCAGGCGCTCACCCGGCTGTCCCCGCCGAAGACCGACCCGCGCGCGGAGTGGTTCCTCGACGTCCTCACCCGGCCGACGCCGCGCGGGGTCTACCGCGATCCGGTCCCCGGCGACCAGTCGGCCACCCTGTGCTCCTTCGTCGCCGACCTGAGCGCCAGGGAGGTCACCGTCGCGCTCCGCGGCGGCACTCCGGCCACCGTCTCGGTCGACCGCCTGCTCAGCGGTCCCTGA
- a CDS encoding adenosylhomocysteinase, whose product MLSRIPWVVGSCGLLSAIGAEFDRTRPFAHMVIGTAIHLEPKTAALLLTLRRGGAEIIAAGNLNSTQAETVDYLRAHGVRVVGSTTTDHDTHLAELERVLDAEPHLLLDNGGELFERYLARPYERLLGGTEETTSGRMRLEPLRAELARPVLVVNDSPIKQFAENTRAVGLSVLESFLRITNRTPHGARVTVLGYGACGRGVAECFRQAHAVVSVIEVDPVARLRAHLDGFDVLDRATALSSAEVVVTVTGARDVLLPEDLALLKNDTILANAGHFPDEINLGDAEVTPGAEGIDTVRLVDGKRLYLLGGGHMVNLAGPRALGNSVESMDLGFALQSRCLEAVATGAVGPDSCVVPVPTAIDERVATDYVALRSTSV is encoded by the coding sequence GTGCTCTCACGTATCCCCTGGGTGGTCGGCAGCTGCGGTCTGCTGTCGGCGATCGGCGCCGAGTTCGACCGCACGCGGCCCTTCGCGCACATGGTCATCGGCACCGCCATCCACCTCGAACCCAAGACCGCCGCGCTGCTGCTGACCTTGCGCAGGGGCGGCGCCGAGATCATCGCGGCGGGCAACCTCAACAGCACGCAGGCCGAGACGGTCGACTACCTCCGCGCGCACGGCGTCCGCGTGGTCGGCAGCACCACGACAGACCACGACACGCACCTGGCCGAGCTGGAGCGGGTGCTCGACGCGGAGCCGCACCTGTTGCTGGACAACGGCGGGGAGCTGTTCGAGCGCTACCTGGCGCGCCCGTACGAACGCCTGCTCGGCGGCACGGAAGAGACCACCTCGGGCCGGATGCGCCTGGAGCCCCTGCGCGCCGAGCTGGCGAGGCCCGTGCTCGTGGTCAACGACAGCCCGATCAAGCAGTTCGCGGAGAACACGCGCGCGGTCGGGCTCAGCGTGCTGGAGTCCTTCCTGCGCATCACCAACCGGACGCCGCACGGCGCGCGGGTGACCGTCCTCGGCTACGGCGCGTGCGGTCGCGGCGTGGCCGAATGCTTCCGGCAGGCGCACGCCGTCGTGTCCGTGATCGAGGTCGACCCGGTGGCCAGGCTGCGCGCGCACCTGGACGGCTTCGACGTGCTGGACCGCGCGACCGCGCTCAGCTCCGCCGAGGTCGTCGTCACCGTCACCGGAGCCCGCGACGTGCTGCTGCCGGAGGACCTGGCACTGCTCAAGAACGACACGATCCTGGCGAACGCCGGTCACTTCCCCGACGAGATCAACCTTGGCGACGCCGAGGTCACACCGGGCGCTGAGGGCATCGACACCGTGCGCCTGGTGGACGGCAAGCGGCTGTACCTGCTCGGCGGCGGGCACATGGTGAACCTCGCGGGGCCGCGTGCGCTGGGCAACTCCGTGGAGTCCATGGACCTCGGGTTCGCCTTGCAGAGCCGTTGCCTGGAAGCCGTCGCCACCGGTGCGGTCGGGCCGGATTCCTGTGTTGTGCCAGTGCCGACGGCGATCGACGAACGCGTCGCCACCGACTACGTCGCCCTGAGGAGCACGAGTGTCTGA
- a CDS encoding tyrosine-protein phosphatase, protein MTELANARDLGGLPIADGRTTRAGVLYRSDAPHAGDRSPELPSWPPALVIDLRATAEHAGSAHPLAGPDTAVRRIPLLEAVVAELNEPSAPTAPADKDLAAVYVGMLKASSAEFVEVLRLVAGSEGPVLVHCAAGKDRTGVATALALAAVGVTREAIVADYVATQANMERVIARMTGGVLLPEGVDFEPIRHLFEAPARAMEAVLDHLDAHPRGPLGWLDDHGLSPATTARLTTRLVG, encoded by the coding sequence ATGACCGAGCTGGCCAACGCCAGGGATCTGGGCGGCCTGCCGATCGCGGACGGACGCACCACGCGAGCGGGCGTGCTCTACCGCTCGGACGCTCCGCACGCGGGCGACCGGAGCCCGGAGCTGCCGAGCTGGCCGCCGGCTCTGGTGATCGATCTCAGGGCCACCGCGGAGCATGCGGGCAGCGCGCACCCGCTGGCCGGGCCGGACACCGCGGTGCGCCGCATCCCGCTGCTCGAAGCCGTGGTCGCGGAGCTGAACGAGCCTTCGGCGCCGACCGCGCCCGCGGACAAGGACCTCGCGGCCGTCTACGTGGGCATGCTCAAGGCCTCGTCGGCCGAGTTCGTCGAGGTGCTGCGCCTCGTGGCGGGTTCTGAGGGCCCTGTGCTCGTGCACTGCGCCGCAGGCAAGGACCGCACCGGTGTGGCCACGGCGCTCGCTCTGGCGGCCGTCGGCGTGACCCGCGAGGCGATCGTGGCGGACTACGTGGCGACCCAGGCGAACATGGAGCGGGTCATCGCGCGGATGACCGGCGGCGTGCTGTTGCCCGAGGGCGTCGACTTCGAGCCGATCCGCCACCTCTTCGAGGCTCCCGCCCGCGCCATGGAGGCCGTCCTCGACCACCTCGACGCCCACCCCCGCGGCCCCCTCGGCTGGCTGGACGACCACGGCCTCAGCCCCGCCACCACCGCCCGCCTCACCACCCGCCTGGTCGGCTGA
- a CDS encoding Gfo/Idh/MocA family protein, whose product MSDLRIGILGAGRIAEKAVIAPARANGFEVAAIAARDHARAQDYARQHGIAKAHKDYMALVEDGSLDAVYVALPPSAHAEWSVTALRAGRNVLVEKPFAANATQAEAMVAAAGDRVLMEAFHYRYHPLTSRLIDLVAGLGAIRTIEAVSNVPIPDRSDIRHDPELAGGALMDLGCYPVHLIRTLTGAEPGVVRAEAVREVPGVDLAMAATLALPGGGTAAVRCSMAEGPEITLTVVGEHGRLHVTNPTLPQAGALISHDGGAPEPVDPLPTTFDCQLAAFAAALRGGAAPLTGGADATANMRVIDRIYQVSGMAPRG is encoded by the coding sequence GTGTCTGACCTCCGCATCGGCATCCTGGGCGCGGGCCGCATCGCCGAGAAGGCCGTGATCGCACCCGCTCGCGCGAACGGCTTCGAAGTCGCCGCGATCGCCGCCCGCGACCACGCGCGTGCCCAGGACTACGCGCGACAACACGGAATTGCCAAGGCGCACAAGGACTACATGGCGTTGGTCGAAGACGGCTCATTGGACGCGGTGTACGTCGCGCTACCGCCGTCCGCGCACGCCGAGTGGTCCGTCACCGCACTGCGCGCGGGCCGGAACGTGTTGGTGGAGAAGCCTTTCGCCGCCAATGCGACCCAGGCCGAAGCAATGGTCGCGGCGGCCGGGGACCGCGTGCTGATGGAAGCGTTCCACTACCGCTACCACCCGCTGACGTCGCGGTTGATCGACCTCGTCGCGGGGCTCGGCGCGATCCGCACCATCGAGGCCGTGTCGAACGTGCCGATCCCCGATCGCTCCGACATCCGGCACGACCCGGAGCTGGCGGGCGGGGCGCTGATGGACCTCGGTTGCTATCCCGTGCACCTCATCCGCACGCTCACCGGCGCCGAGCCCGGGGTGGTGCGGGCCGAGGCCGTGCGGGAAGTGCCCGGCGTGGACCTTGCCATGGCCGCAACACTCGCACTTCCGGGTGGGGGAACGGCCGCGGTCCGGTGCTCGATGGCCGAGGGACCGGAGATCACCCTGACCGTCGTCGGCGAACACGGGCGGTTGCACGTGACCAACCCGACTCTGCCCCAGGCCGGCGCGCTGATCAGCCACGACGGTGGCGCGCCCGAGCCGGTCGACCCGCTGCCGACGACCTTCGACTGCCAGCTCGCCGCCTTCGCCGCGGCCCTCCGCGGGGGCGCCGCTCCCCTCACGGGTGGGGCGGACGCCACGGCGAACATGCGGGTGATCGATCGGATCTACCAGGTCAGCGGGATGGCGCCGCGGGGCTGA
- a CDS encoding sigma-70 family RNA polymerase sigma factor: MTVPQTVTELNAPAEIDLDAQGPAADLVRVYLNGIGKTALLTAADEVELAKRIEAGVFAQHMLDTAKSLAPQRKADLKALVRDGHRAKNHLLEANLRLVVSLAKRYTGRGMPLLDLIQEGNLGLIRAVEKFDYTKGFKFSTYATWWIRQAITRGMADQGRTIRLPVHLVEQVNKLARIKRDLHQQLGREATHEELAAESGLPEGKIADLLDHARDPVSLDMPVGTEEDAPLGDFIEDSEATDAESAVISTLLQDDLRRVLSTLDDREQHVIRLRYGLDDGQPKTLDQIGRLFGLSRERVRQIEREVMSKLRQGERAEKLRAYAS, from the coding sequence ATGACCGTCCCGCAGACCGTAACCGAACTGAACGCGCCCGCCGAGATCGACCTCGACGCGCAGGGACCGGCAGCCGACCTGGTCCGGGTCTACCTCAACGGTATCGGCAAGACCGCGCTGCTCACCGCCGCGGACGAGGTCGAGCTGGCCAAGCGGATCGAGGCGGGCGTCTTCGCCCAGCACATGCTCGACACGGCGAAGTCCCTTGCGCCGCAGCGCAAGGCCGACCTCAAGGCGCTCGTCCGGGACGGCCACCGGGCCAAGAACCACCTGCTGGAGGCCAACCTCCGCCTGGTGGTCTCGCTGGCCAAGCGCTACACCGGCCGCGGCATGCCGCTGCTGGACCTCATCCAGGAAGGCAACCTGGGGCTGATCCGCGCGGTGGAGAAGTTCGACTACACCAAGGGTTTCAAGTTCTCCACGTACGCGACGTGGTGGATCCGCCAGGCGATCACCAGGGGCATGGCCGACCAGGGCCGCACCATCCGGCTCCCGGTCCACCTGGTGGAGCAGGTGAACAAGCTCGCCAGGATCAAGCGCGACCTGCACCAGCAGCTGGGCCGCGAGGCCACGCACGAGGAGCTGGCCGCCGAGTCCGGCCTGCCGGAGGGCAAGATCGCCGACCTGCTCGACCACGCGCGGGACCCGGTGAGCCTGGACATGCCGGTGGGCACCGAGGAGGACGCCCCGCTCGGCGACTTCATCGAGGACTCCGAGGCCACCGACGCCGAGAGCGCGGTCATCTCCACGCTGCTGCAGGACGACCTGCGCCGCGTTCTGTCCACTTTGGACGACCGCGAGCAGCACGTGATCCGGCTGCGCTACGGCCTCGACGACGGCCAGCCCAAGACCCTGGACCAGATCGGCAGGCTGTTCGGCCTGTCCAGGGAGCGGGTCCGGCAGATCGAGCGCGAGGTCATGTCGAAGCTGCGCCAGGGCGAGCGCGCCGAGAAGCTCCGCGCCTACGCCAGCTGA